A portion of the Streptomyces coeruleoprunus genome contains these proteins:
- a CDS encoding glycoside hydrolase family 3 protein gives MTTLVRGTSDTLTRDALTVLQPGFVGTTAPDWLLRRIGEGLSSVGLFGRNIASPGQLAALTARLRAEREDVLVAIDEEGGDVTRLEVRTGSSFPGNLALGRVDDPELTRAVALEMGRRLAACGVDLNWAPSADVNSNPDNPVIGVRSFGADPHLTARHTAAYVEGLQAAGVAACTKHFPGHGDTNVDSHHAMPRIDVDPDTLHARELVPFRAAIAAGSKSVMSAHILLPALDPDRPATLSPRILTGLLRRELGYEGLIVTDGMEMQAISSTYGIERGSVLAIAAGADAICVGGGLADEETVLRLRDALVAAVRTGGLPEERLADAAARVRALASWTQAHRARGAGSEPGAAEQEGTAPGTGIGLVAARRALRVTAGEKPYTPPAGAPYVASFAPVANIAVGDETPWGIAAELARLLLGTRTGTYGPEVAVEDVLRAAGERRIVAVVRDAHRHAWMREALDGLLAVRPDTVVVEMGLNQAPPRGALHIATHGAARVCGQAAAEVIAGV, from the coding sequence ATGACCACCCTCGTACGCGGTACGTCCGACACCCTCACCCGGGACGCGCTCACCGTCCTCCAGCCCGGGTTCGTCGGCACCACCGCCCCCGACTGGCTGCTGCGCCGCATCGGCGAAGGACTCTCCTCGGTGGGCCTGTTCGGCCGCAACATCGCCTCGCCCGGGCAACTGGCCGCGCTCACGGCGCGGCTGCGGGCGGAGCGCGAGGACGTCCTCGTCGCCATCGACGAGGAGGGCGGCGACGTCACCCGCCTGGAGGTGCGCACCGGCTCGTCCTTCCCCGGCAACCTCGCCCTCGGCCGGGTCGACGACCCCGAGCTGACCCGGGCCGTGGCCCTGGAGATGGGCCGCCGGCTCGCCGCCTGTGGCGTCGACCTCAACTGGGCGCCCTCCGCCGATGTCAACTCGAACCCGGACAATCCGGTCATCGGTGTACGGTCGTTCGGTGCCGACCCGCACCTGACCGCCCGCCACACCGCGGCCTACGTCGAGGGCCTCCAGGCCGCCGGGGTCGCCGCCTGCACCAAGCACTTCCCCGGACACGGCGACACGAATGTGGATTCGCACCACGCGATGCCCCGTATCGATGTGGATCCGGACACACTGCACGCCCGTGAGCTGGTGCCTTTCCGCGCGGCCATCGCCGCGGGTTCCAAATCGGTGATGAGCGCGCATATCCTGCTGCCCGCGCTCGATCCCGATCGCCCGGCCACTCTGAGCCCGCGGATCCTCACCGGTCTGCTGCGCCGAGAGCTGGGCTACGAAGGCCTGATCGTCACCGACGGCATGGAGATGCAGGCCATCTCCTCGACGTACGGGATCGAGCGCGGCTCCGTCCTCGCCATCGCGGCGGGCGCCGACGCCATCTGCGTCGGCGGCGGCCTGGCGGACGAGGAGACCGTACTGCGCCTGCGCGACGCGCTGGTGGCGGCGGTACGGACCGGCGGACTGCCCGAGGAGCGGCTGGCCGACGCGGCGGCGCGGGTACGCGCCCTCGCGTCCTGGACCCAGGCGCACCGGGCGAGGGGGGCTGGATCGGAGCCGGGCGCGGCTGAGCAGGAGGGGACCGCGCCCGGCACCGGCATCGGCCTGGTGGCCGCACGCCGCGCCCTGCGCGTGACGGCCGGGGAGAAGCCGTACACCCCGCCGGCGGGCGCGCCCTACGTGGCGTCCTTCGCGCCCGTCGCGAACATCGCCGTGGGCGACGAGACCCCGTGGGGCATCGCCGCCGAGCTGGCCCGCCTCCTGCTCGGCACCCGGACGGGGACGTACGGGCCGGAGGTGGCAGTGGAGGACGTGCTGCGGGCGGCGGGGGAGCGCCGGATCGTGGCCGTCGTGCGCGACGCGCACCGTCACGCCTGGATGAGGGAGGCGCTGGACGGGCTGCTCGCCGTACGCCCCGACACGGTCGTGGTGGAGATGGGTCTGAACCAGGCTCCGCCGCGCGGGGCGCTGCACATCGCGACGCACGGCGCGGCGCGGGTGTGCGGGCAGGCGGCGGCGGAGGTCATCGCCGGCGTGTGA
- a CDS encoding carbohydrate ABC transporter permease, with amino-acid sequence MRRRPVRPGAVLRNAAALVLAVVFVFPVYWMFSSSLKPQAEILSKDPVFLFTPTFENYPTATGVDLFWTYVGNSLTITVGAVLLALVVALAASFAIARLKFRGRKGLVLAVMMAQMAPWEVMVIVMYMIARDADMLNSVPLLTAVYFVMVLPFTIWTLRGFIAAVPVELEEAAQIDGCTRGQAFRKVIFPLLAPGLMSTSLFGFITAWNEFAMVLILNKEKTAQTLPLWLTQFQTAFGNDWGATMAASTLFALPVLIVFLFLQRRAVGGMTAGAVKG; translated from the coding sequence CTGCGGCGGAGGCCGGTCCGGCCCGGCGCGGTGCTGCGCAACGCGGCCGCCCTCGTCCTCGCCGTGGTCTTCGTCTTCCCCGTGTACTGGATGTTCAGCTCGTCGCTGAAGCCGCAGGCCGAGATCCTGTCCAAGGACCCGGTGTTCCTGTTCACGCCGACGTTCGAGAACTACCCGACCGCCACCGGCGTCGACCTGTTCTGGACGTACGTCGGCAACAGCCTCACCATCACCGTCGGTGCCGTCCTGCTCGCCCTGGTGGTCGCCCTGGCGGCGAGCTTCGCCATCGCCCGGCTGAAGTTCCGCGGCCGCAAGGGCCTGGTCCTCGCGGTGATGATGGCGCAGATGGCCCCCTGGGAAGTCATGGTCATCGTGATGTACATGATCGCCCGGGACGCCGACATGCTGAACAGCGTCCCGCTGCTCACGGCCGTCTACTTCGTGATGGTGCTGCCCTTCACGATCTGGACCCTGCGCGGCTTCATCGCCGCCGTGCCGGTCGAACTGGAGGAGGCCGCCCAGATCGACGGCTGCACGCGCGGCCAGGCCTTCCGCAAGGTGATCTTCCCGCTGCTCGCGCCGGGACTGATGTCCACCTCGCTGTTCGGGTTCATCACCGCCTGGAACGAGTTCGCGATGGTCCTGATCCTCAACAAGGAGAAGACCGCGCAGACGCTGCCCCTGTGGCTCACCCAGTTCCAGACGGCCTTCGGCAACGACTGGGGCGCCACGATGGCCGCCTCCACGCTGTTCGCGCTCCCGGTCCTGATCGTCTTCCTGTTCCTCCAGCGACGGGCCGTCGGCGGGATGACCGCCGGCGCCGTGAAGGGATGA
- a CDS encoding GntR family transcriptional regulator, translating into MATDSGGTETENGTATRTARVPKYYRLKRHLLEMTETMPPGTPVPPERTLAAEFDTSRTTVRQALQELVVEGRLERIQGKGTFVAKPKVSQALQLTSYTEDMRAQGLEPTSQLLDIGYVTADDTLAGLLDIQPGGRVLRIERLRLASGEPMAIETTHLSAKRFPALRRSLVKYTSLYTALAEVYDVHLAEAEETIETSLATPREAGLLGTDVGLPMLMLSRHSIDENGAPVEWVRSVYRGDRYKFVARLKRPND; encoded by the coding sequence ATGGCCACGGACAGTGGCGGTACGGAGACCGAGAACGGGACGGCTACCCGGACGGCTCGCGTGCCGAAGTACTACCGGCTCAAGCGGCATCTGCTGGAGATGACGGAGACGATGCCGCCCGGCACGCCCGTGCCTCCGGAGCGGACCCTCGCCGCGGAGTTCGACACCTCCCGCACCACCGTGCGGCAGGCCCTCCAGGAACTGGTCGTCGAGGGCCGGCTGGAACGCATCCAGGGCAAGGGCACCTTCGTCGCCAAGCCGAAGGTCTCCCAGGCGCTCCAGCTCACCTCATACACCGAGGACATGCGCGCCCAGGGCCTGGAGCCGACCTCCCAGCTGCTCGACATCGGCTACGTCACCGCCGACGACACGCTGGCCGGGCTCCTCGACATCCAGCCGGGCGGCCGGGTGCTCCGCATCGAGCGGCTGCGCCTGGCGAGCGGCGAGCCGATGGCCATCGAGACGACGCACCTGTCGGCCAAGCGCTTCCCCGCGCTGCGCCGCTCGCTCGTCAAGTACACGTCCCTGTACACCGCGTTGGCCGAGGTGTACGACGTCCACCTGGCCGAGGCCGAGGAGACTATCGAGACGTCCCTGGCCACGCCGCGCGAGGCCGGCCTGCTCGGCACGGACGTGGGCCTGCCGATGCTGATGCTCTCCCGCCACTCGATCGACGAGAACGGCGCCCCGGTGGAGTGGGTCCGCTCGGTCTACCGCGGCGACCGGTACAAGTTCGTGGCACGGTTGAAGCGGCCGAACGACTGA
- the mctP gene encoding monocarboxylate uptake permease MctP, whose protein sequence is MKDGVNGVALAVFVFFFLAVTVMGFMAARWRRAENENSLDEWGLGGRSFGTWVTWFLLGGDLYTAYTFVAVPAAIYAAGAAGFFAVPYTILVYPLIFTFLPRLWSVSHKHGYVTTSDFVRGRFGSKGLSLAVALTGILATMPYIALQLVGIQAVLDVMGVGGGENTNWFIKDLPLLIAFGVLAAYTYSSGLRAPALIAFVKDTLIYIVIAVAIIYIPIKLGGFDAIFGAAEDAFAQENPATGKPRGALVPGEASQWTYATLALGSALALFMYPHSITATLSSRSRDVIRRNTTILPLYSLMLGLLAFLGFMAIAAGVKVQNGQLAIPQLFENMFPDWFAGVAFAAIGIGALVPAAIMSIAAANLFTRNIYKDFLKPDATPEQETKVSKLVSLLVKVGALAFVLTMDKTVAINFQLLGGIWILQTFPALVGGLFTRWFHRWALLAGWAVGMVYGTLAAYGVASPTQKHFGGSSAEIPGIGEIGYIGLTAFVLNVLVTVVLTFVLRAVKAPEGVDETSPSDYTADAGDPGVQRELPKVAAGH, encoded by the coding sequence GTGAAGGACGGTGTGAACGGCGTCGCGCTCGCCGTCTTCGTCTTCTTCTTCCTGGCCGTCACGGTCATGGGCTTCATGGCCGCGCGCTGGCGCCGGGCCGAGAACGAGAACAGCCTGGACGAATGGGGCCTGGGCGGCCGCTCGTTCGGCACGTGGGTCACCTGGTTCCTGCTGGGCGGCGACCTGTACACGGCCTACACGTTCGTCGCCGTACCGGCGGCGATCTACGCGGCCGGCGCGGCCGGCTTCTTCGCCGTGCCGTACACGATCCTCGTCTACCCGCTGATCTTCACCTTCCTGCCGCGCCTGTGGTCGGTGTCGCACAAGCACGGGTACGTCACCACCTCGGACTTCGTCCGCGGCCGGTTCGGGTCCAAGGGCCTGTCCCTGGCGGTCGCCCTCACCGGCATCCTCGCCACCATGCCGTACATCGCGCTCCAGCTGGTCGGCATCCAGGCCGTCCTGGACGTGATGGGCGTGGGCGGCGGCGAGAACACGAACTGGTTCATCAAGGACCTGCCGCTGCTCATCGCCTTCGGTGTCCTCGCGGCGTACACGTACTCGTCCGGGCTGCGCGCACCCGCGCTGATCGCCTTCGTCAAGGACACCCTGATCTACATCGTCATCGCGGTGGCGATCATCTACATCCCCATCAAGCTGGGCGGCTTCGACGCCATCTTCGGCGCCGCCGAGGACGCGTTCGCGCAGGAGAACCCGGCCACCGGCAAGCCGCGCGGCGCGCTCGTGCCGGGCGAGGCGAGCCAGTGGACGTACGCCACGCTGGCGCTCGGCTCGGCGCTGGCGCTGTTCATGTACCCGCACTCCATCACGGCGACGCTGTCCTCGCGCAGCCGTGACGTCATCCGCCGCAACACCACGATCCTGCCGCTCTACTCGCTGATGCTGGGCCTGCTGGCCTTCCTCGGCTTCATGGCGATCGCCGCGGGCGTGAAGGTGCAGAACGGCCAGCTGGCCATCCCGCAGCTGTTCGAGAACATGTTCCCGGACTGGTTCGCGGGCGTCGCCTTCGCCGCGATCGGCATCGGCGCGCTGGTGCCGGCGGCCATCATGTCGATCGCCGCGGCGAACCTCTTCACTCGCAACATCTACAAGGACTTCCTGAAGCCGGACGCGACGCCGGAGCAGGAGACCAAGGTGTCCAAGCTGGTGTCGCTGCTGGTGAAGGTGGGTGCGCTGGCCTTCGTCCTCACCATGGACAAGACGGTCGCCATCAACTTCCAGCTGCTGGGCGGCATCTGGATCCTGCAGACCTTCCCGGCCCTGGTGGGCGGCCTGTTCACCCGGTGGTTCCACCGCTGGGCGCTGCTGGCCGGCTGGGCGGTCGGCATGGTGTACGGCACGCTGGCCGCGTACGGCGTGGCCAGCCCGACGCAGAAGCACTTCGGCGGCTCGTCCGCCGAGATCCCGGGCATCGGCGAGATCGGCTACATCGGCCTCACCGCGTTCGTGCTCAACGTTCTCGTCACGGTCGTCCTGACGTTCGTCCTGCGGGCCGTGAAGGCGCCGGAGGGCGTCGACGAGACGTCCCCGTCGGACTACACGGCGGACGCGGGCGACCCGGGCGTCCAGCGGGAACTGCCCAAGGTGGCCGCCGGCCACTGA
- a CDS encoding sugar ABC transporter permease, with product MTVDSQGAVTSAPQDPPGRAAQSQDRTPPPPTGPKGARRPPRGKRSLPGGLLPYLLVAPAVLAMAVLLLYPLVRNVVLSFQQVNRKELITRQAEWIGFDNYTQLLGDSQFWTVVLRSVGFTAANVVLIMGLGTLIGLLLNRLGKRMRLVLSLALMLAWAMPIVASVTVFRWLFDEQFGVANWLMRTLGFAGYEQHNWFETGFSTLVIVTLLVVWGSIPFVALNMYAGLTTIGTELYEAARMDGANGWRTFWSVVFPNLKPFFLITTFLEIIWVFKAFAQVYAMNLGGPDRGSETLPVFAYIEGQGQAHYGLAAAISVLTIVMLIAAMSFYFRLILKQEEEQ from the coding sequence ATGACCGTGGACTCCCAGGGAGCGGTGACCTCCGCTCCTCAGGACCCGCCCGGGAGGGCGGCGCAGAGCCAGGACCGGACGCCACCACCTCCCACGGGCCCGAAGGGCGCCCGTCGGCCTCCTCGCGGCAAACGCTCCCTGCCCGGCGGACTGCTGCCGTACCTGCTCGTCGCGCCGGCCGTGCTCGCCATGGCGGTGCTGCTGCTCTATCCGCTGGTCCGCAACGTGGTCCTCTCCTTCCAGCAGGTCAACCGCAAGGAGCTGATCACCCGTCAGGCCGAGTGGATCGGCTTCGACAACTACACCCAGCTGCTCGGCGACTCCCAGTTCTGGACCGTCGTCCTGCGCAGCGTCGGCTTCACGGCCGCCAACGTCGTACTGATCATGGGCCTCGGCACCCTGATCGGCCTGCTGCTCAACCGGCTCGGCAAGCGCATGCGGCTGGTGCTCTCGCTGGCCCTGATGCTCGCCTGGGCGATGCCGATCGTCGCCTCCGTGACGGTCTTCCGCTGGCTCTTCGACGAGCAGTTCGGCGTCGCCAACTGGCTGATGAGGACCCTCGGCTTCGCGGGCTACGAGCAGCACAACTGGTTCGAGACCGGCTTCTCCACCCTGGTCATCGTCACGCTCCTGGTGGTCTGGGGCTCGATCCCGTTCGTCGCGCTCAACATGTACGCCGGTCTCACCACGATCGGCACGGAGCTGTACGAGGCCGCCAGGATGGACGGCGCGAACGGCTGGCGCACCTTCTGGTCCGTGGTCTTCCCGAACCTCAAGCCGTTCTTCCTGATCACCACCTTCCTGGAGATCATCTGGGTGTTCAAGGCGTTCGCCCAGGTGTACGCCATGAACCTGGGCGGTCCCGACCGGGGCTCCGAGACCCTTCCCGTCTTCGCCTACATCGAGGGCCAGGGCCAGGCCCACTACGGCCTCGCCGCGGCCATCTCGGTCCTCACGATCGTGATGCTGATCGCCGCCATGTCCTTCTACTTCCGACTGATCCTGAAGCAGGAGGAGGAGCAGTGA
- a CDS encoding extracellular solute-binding protein — protein MKRKLIAAIGVAGMMVGLAACGSDSGKGGSTDADGNKTLTVWVMDGSAPDAWIKEVNKEFEAQHKGVKVKVEVQQWNGIQEKVTTALSEDTPPDVLELGNTQTAGYAATGGLADLTGDKAKLGADGWNKGMLASNELDGKLYSAPWYAANRVVVYDKAVFKKAGVTPPKTRAEWIAGLKKIKASDSKVQPIYLPGQSWYVYAGFVWDEGGDLAVKDGDKWKGNLASPQAVAAMNFYKELQSYSTAPKDKDEATPQQSTDIVPKGGVASWIGLGWEAGGAIDAMKKAGKTADFGYFPIPGKTADKPGSVFFGGSNLAVAERSPNKELAKEWLALAAGKAQMAKYAQATGGALLPNNDAAQFKPEAGSFAEAMAQAAPVGRITPVTPGWANVETAPNPIKDYMTKVLKGEDPKAAGEAADKVITERVNQQ, from the coding sequence GTGAAGCGCAAGCTCATCGCGGCGATCGGCGTCGCGGGCATGATGGTCGGCCTCGCCGCGTGTGGTTCGGACAGCGGCAAGGGGGGCTCCACCGACGCCGACGGCAACAAGACTCTCACCGTCTGGGTGATGGACGGCTCGGCTCCCGACGCCTGGATCAAGGAAGTCAACAAGGAGTTCGAGGCCCAGCACAAGGGCGTCAAGGTCAAGGTCGAGGTCCAGCAGTGGAACGGCATCCAGGAGAAGGTCACCACGGCCCTCTCCGAGGACACCCCGCCGGACGTCCTCGAACTGGGCAACACCCAGACCGCGGGCTACGCGGCGACCGGCGGCCTCGCCGACCTCACCGGTGACAAGGCCAAGCTGGGCGCCGACGGCTGGAACAAGGGGATGCTCGCCTCCAACGAGCTGGACGGCAAGCTCTACTCCGCCCCGTGGTACGCCGCCAACCGTGTCGTCGTCTACGACAAGGCCGTCTTCAAGAAGGCCGGCGTCACCCCGCCGAAGACCCGCGCCGAGTGGATCGCCGGACTGAAGAAGATCAAGGCGTCCGACTCCAAGGTCCAGCCCATCTACCTGCCGGGCCAGAGCTGGTACGTCTACGCCGGCTTCGTCTGGGACGAGGGCGGCGACCTCGCCGTCAAGGACGGCGACAAGTGGAAGGGCAACCTCGCGTCCCCCCAGGCCGTCGCCGCGATGAACTTCTACAAGGAGCTGCAGTCGTACTCGACCGCTCCCAAGGACAAGGACGAGGCCACCCCGCAGCAGTCCACCGACATCGTGCCCAAGGGCGGCGTGGCGTCCTGGATCGGCCTCGGCTGGGAGGCCGGCGGCGCGATCGACGCCATGAAGAAGGCCGGCAAGACGGCCGACTTCGGCTACTTCCCGATCCCGGGCAAGACCGCGGACAAGCCCGGCTCCGTCTTCTTCGGCGGCTCCAACCTCGCCGTCGCCGAGCGCTCCCCGAACAAGGAGCTGGCCAAGGAGTGGCTGGCCCTCGCCGCCGGCAAGGCGCAGATGGCCAAGTACGCCCAGGCGACCGGCGGCGCGCTGCTGCCGAACAACGACGCCGCCCAGTTCAAGCCGGAGGCGGGCTCCTTCGCCGAGGCGATGGCCCAGGCCGCGCCCGTCGGCCGTATCACCCCGGTCACTCCGGGCTGGGCCAACGTCGAGACCGCGCCCAACCCGATCAAGGACTACATGACCAAGGTGCTCAAGGGCGAGGACCCCAAGGCGGCCGGTGAGGCCGCCGACAAGGTGATCACCGAGCGCGTCAACCAGCAGTAG
- a CDS encoding DUF3311 domain-containing protein, with protein sequence MSQEQQPKQLPVVTPVRVVIALCLIAPFVAMLWVGSYAKTDPAFIGIPFFYWYQMFWVLLSTALTVVAYQLWHRDQRARKGGASQ encoded by the coding sequence ATGTCGCAGGAGCAACAACCGAAACAGCTGCCGGTCGTCACACCGGTCAGGGTGGTGATCGCGCTCTGCCTGATCGCCCCGTTCGTCGCCATGCTCTGGGTCGGGTCGTACGCGAAGACCGACCCGGCGTTCATCGGCATCCCGTTCTTCTACTGGTACCAGATGTTCTGGGTGCTGCTCTCCACCGCCCTGACGGTGGTCGCCTACCAGCTCTGGCACCGTGACCAGCGGGCCCGCAAGGGGGGTGCGTCGCAGTGA